The following DNA comes from Brassica oleracea var. oleracea cultivar TO1000 chromosome C5, BOL, whole genome shotgun sequence.
AATTTTTAAAATCAAATTATTTAGTTTGTCTTTTTAAGATGAGTAGTTTATGTATTTAACATGATTAAAATAATTGAGCAACAAAACATAAAATACAAAAAAAAAACCATTGATGGATGGCTGATACTGAAAATCTCTTTTTCAAAAGATCATAATTATTATGATTGGTTCTCAAAAAAAAAATTATGATTATATATATATATATTTATTCCAAAAGATCATACATATAATACGAAATACAAAACAAGATAGACATAACTCATACTTGGAAATTACAAAAGGTAGTCTTAATTTATCTCATCGATTGGAGAGTCATGCTATTGAGACACAAGAACATAGCTTGATTTTCTTGGTGAATCTTTGTACCATCCTGTAAATGAAACCAGCTCTTTTGTTCTTGATCACAATCTCTTGACAGAACTCACTTCCTTGTGCATCATCATCATAAGGATTCATCTTCTTCTCGGATGTGTCAATATCATTGGTTCCCAGAGCTTTTCTCACCTTGAATCACATATCAAAGAAGTCAGAATGTTGTGAGTAATGGAAAAGTAGTAGCGTGATTAGTGTAAGGATTTTTGTTTGTATAATAAGAGGTCACCTCTTGAGTTACGGACGCTGACTCGATTGTTGAGCAAGGAGATTCTTGCATGTCTGTGGTTTGGTCTATGCGAGGATATGAGCTACCAAAACTATCACAAGTGCTCGAGGTTTGGATGGAAACCTGCCACAGTGTACAAAACGCTAGCGTTGTGAGTTGGAACCTGAAAACAGAGGATTGCCATAGTAATGCTTACTGTTGTTGTTGCAGAGATCAAATCAGAATCACTATCATCATCGCTATGACCAGTGAAGATACCAGTCAGAGACTTTTTAGGTTTGTGGTCGTTGCGATCCTCTTGCGTAAGCATAATCGTCTCTTGCTCCTCCTCCTCATCAGCATTATCATTATTGAGTAAACAGTTAAAATCATGAGGTGAAAGGTTGTTGATAACCCTGCGAATGGCATCGTCGATCTGAGTTTCTTCCTCCAAATGAAGAAAGCCAGTAAACTGACGTTGATTCTGTAATTCAAACGTCGACCCCTGAAAAAAAAAAAAAGAGAAGAAGGTGAACGAGGTCGTTGTTCATATACTATATAGACAGTGAACCTTTTTTGTTGAGATTGACCTACCTATACCTCTGAACTCAGCCCTCTGCCAGGATTGTTCATATGAGTGATGAGAGAGTGATTCTGCTCAATTTCACCGCTACCAACGGAAGCAGCAGCAGAAGAAGAAGTAGGCAAATCTTTGGGGTCACCCTTAAACATTAATTTACACACTGTATATGTCGTCATCTGTACAAGATCAAACATGACCCCCAATAAAAAACAGAAATCAATTAACTAAAGCATTAAAAAATCATTAAAAGCAAAAACCAATCAACTTTAGGTCACCCGGTGACCACCTCCCCAAAATAGAAGTCAACCAACTAAGAATATACTATATATATACCTGATGAGTAGGAGGCATTAACGTAGCGATGTATTCGTGCATAACCCAATCGGATTTGGATTTGGGTTCGCTCTCGTAAAACATTAAAACCCTTTTCTCACCAATCTTCTCGCTATCTCCTCCCTTTCGCATGATCTCCGTTGGATGGCCGGTTATCTTCCAATACCCAAACGTGGTTTGTCTTCTCTGTTTCTCGCCTCTCTTATATTTGTTCTGTCTACGAACGAAAAAATAATAAACCTGGTCTGACGATTCCATCCTCGAGTGGCCTGAAAAAAAAACACACACACACACACCCACACAACAAAAAAATGGATCGGATAAGATGAGACTAGTTAGTTGATTGGAAATCAAACTCATGAGACTTACGAGGTAGTTCAAAGGGTTCAAAGCTATAGATATCGACTGTGCTAATGACTTCATCCACACGGCTAGTGTCACCACCGAGATTTTTTAGCCTAAGGTAATGGCCGAAGATCTCATCAACGGTAGGACAGAATCTGACCCCCACCGGATATTCCATTCTGAGAAGGAGACGAAGGGAAGGGGTTTTAGCTAAAAGAAAGGCAAATATCAGAAGAGAGCAGCTTTAACCGTTGTGTTTTTAATGAACTGAGTGACGTCCCTATTTATACTGCCATTGTGCTGAAATTATCGAAAAGCATAAACTTTAATCGTGTTAAGGTAAACGTAGGCGATACGCTAAAGGTTTTAGGGCTGTTTTGGTCCTTTAATCAAAAAATCGTTACGTCACTATGTGGAATGATTCTGATTTTTTGTAACTCGACCCGCATCCGCCCTGCGGCAAGTCAAACGAGACGGGGCCTACGGATAGTGATTTAAATTTCCAGCACTAGTTGTAAGTGTCTGCTTGTCTAACGTTTATTCTAATGAAAATTAAAATAAAAGAAAAAGATTCTGGGAAGTTGGCCCCACTGTGTTCACCCCTCTTCTCTTCATCCGTATAATTATATGTGTTCGAAAAAAACTTAATAATCATATTTTTTTTAGACCATTTCCATCAATAAAAATCCCAAAAGATAGATACAAATTTTTCTTAACTTAAAAGTGATACTATTAGAAAAAGGTAAATTAATATACATTGTGGGAGAAAATTTAAAAACTAACTATAGAGATTGTATATGTATATGTATATTTCTATTCTATGTTTAGAAAATAAAAAGAATTCAACAAAATTATGTTTAATTTAAAATTGAAACTAAATTATACTATATGAATATGTAGTATAATGTAGATTAGAAAAACTAATTTATGGAATATAGTATGAAATTTGTGAAAATATGTGTTTGTTTAGAAAAAATTAAAATATTTTAATCAAATTAAGTAGTTATACTCTAACCATTAAGTTGTCATGTGTATTTGATTAATTATAGTTTTTTTATATACAATCAAATTTCCTTCTTTTTTTAATCACAAATCAAATTTCCTTTAAAAGAATCAACTGACGTATTAGTGTATCAATCCAACAACTCAAGGAAGCTTGTTGACAAAAAAACAACAACCCAAGGATATTAAACAGATATTGTTTGTTGACAGAAAAAAACAGATAATATTTTTCTATTTGTAAGGTTCGGACACGTGTAGGGATGAAACACAACTGAAATCTAGCATAATATACAACATTAAGGAAACCATTATATTTATTTTCTGTTTTATTAAGAGTGTGATTAGTAAAAATAGAATAAAATAGAGTAAAAAAATTGGTGGAAAAAAACTGAAAATAAATAGGATAACATAGTGAAAAAGAGAGAGAGAAAGGAAATGGAGTAAATACTTTTACTCTCATAAATTATGGAGTATAACTGACTAACTGAGTGTGTGATTTTCTTTGTTTGAGTAGTAATTAAAGTAATATGGTGAAAAAATATTTCATTTTATTGGTTAAATTTTGGTGGAACATAGAATAAAACAAAAGTTAGAGTAAATGTTTACTCTAAAATGACTACACAGTCAAAGCCTAAATTAAACTATCAAAATAACAATGAGGACCAGAAGCCTGGGCCAGAATGTGTCAGAACACCAACAACGACCAAAATTAAATATGTGATCGGCTATATCTTGGCAACCCGGTTTTCTACTCTTTATGGCAATATGTGATCGGCTAGATATTGGCAACTCGGTTTTCTATTCTTTACGGTGGGGGTGGGCGTTCGGGTACCCGTTCGAGTTCGGGTCCGGTATTTCAAATTTTCGAGTATTTCGATATATGTATATAGAACCCGTTCGGATATTTTTAGTTTGGATTCGGTTATTTCGGATCGGATTCGGTTATTTCGGATCGGATTCGAAAAATTATTTTTTTCATTGTTTTAAGTTTATTGTATTTAAGAATATAACTTTTACTTAACTGATTTTTTTATTTTTAATAGATTGAGTAATTAATAGATTTGAAGATAACATTGCAAAAATAAATAAACATTAATTTAGTCATTTAGAAAAAATTGGATGTAACTTTTGTTAATACATAAAATAAAAAGCTTGACATGTATTTTAGTTGAGTATTAAATCAGTTTATATGTACTTATATGTATATTATATGATTTTAAAGTCGTTATCTCAAACCGAAAAAGACTAAAATAAATAAAAACTATTGTATTTAAGAATATAACTTTTACTTAACTGATTTTTTTATTTTTAATAGATTGAGTAATTAATAGATTTGAAGATAACATTGCAAAAATAAATAAACATTAATTTAGTCATTTAGAAAAAATTGGATGTAACTTTTGTTAATACATAAAATAAAAAGCTTGACATGTATTTTAGTTGAGTATTAAATCAGTTTATATGTACTTATATGTATATTATATGATTTTAAAGTCGTTATCTCAAACCGAAAAAGACTAAAATAAATAAAAACTTTTAGCAAAATAAAGCGATTTCAAAACAAACCCGAATTAAAACGGGATTAGAGATTAAACTTAAAAAGATTAGAATCTTTGTTCAATCTATTGATAAAACCATAATCTCCTACAGAACCAAGGCAAAGTACCACGCCAAAACACAAAACTTGTTCATGCATCCACCACGAACCGCAAAAAGTTCCATCCCAAGAAATCACTTTCCGATAACACATTTGGCTTCAAAAATAAATTTAGGACATGCATGATGCATACAATACGAAAAAGTTACAAGATAGACATAACTCATACTTGGGAATTACAAAAGGAACTCTTAATCGATCTCATTTTACTGGTATCATGTTCTTGACATAGAAGAACATAGCTTGATATTCTTGACGAAACTTTGTATCATCCTGTGAATGAAACCAGCTCTTTTGCTCCGATCTCACTTCCTTGTGCGTCATCATAAGTATCAATATTGGTTCCCGGAGCATTACTGACCTTGAAGCATATCAAAGAAGGCAAACATGTTGCGAGTGATAGTACTATAAGTATTATGAATGGTAACTGACAAATTGATGAGAGTAAAGAACACAAAAGTGTTTATGGAAGAAATATTATTGACCCTCATAAAAAAATTACAATATGTTTATTTTATATAGTGACTGATTCTTAACCTAATTTTCTAAACTAATATGGAATCATATATATAGATAATGATAATTTTTCTATTTTAATGTATTGATGTATATTCTAATATTGACCATTAGATTTGGGTCCATTTTCTAGATCTTCCAATATTGATTTTGTGTTTCATATACAGCATTATAAACTTCTATTTTAGTTCACAGAAGTGATGATTCACTCAAAACGCGAGCTCTTTAATTTGTCTGAAAACAGAGTGTGATGCTATTACAAAAAGTTCAAAATCTTCTCACAAAAACTATACAAACTTTAAAGAGGTTTCTCAAATCAGATTGCCTCTTTACATGTACAAGAGCCAAACAAAACTTAACTACAGAACACTTTGACCGGTGAGAACTGTACGGTGAGACAAGCATGATCGGAGAGATTGTAATTCTCCGGCCACATTCCTTTCTCTGCTTCTTCCGGGAACAAAACAGCTTTCTTCACTTTCAGGCCAATCGCTTCTTCTTCTTCCTTATCTTCTCCTTCTTCTTTCTTACTCTCCATCATGCTCCCTTTGCAGTTTTCAGATTGAACCATCACTGTCATGTTCCACATTTTCTGACAATACATAACCACATACATTTAGACTCTTCATTGACGTTTGAAGCAAAGAAACATTTAATCGGTTTGAGATTTTCGTTATGTGCCAATTGGTTTAATATTTAATTATACCTTAAGTTCTTCATAGTCGAAGACACCATTTCCATCAACATCCGCTCGATCCCACAGCTCTTTTGTTTCTTGGAAACTAAGTCCATGAGGCATACCTGTTAGATTTACCTGCAACAGTAAGTCCACTCTCAGAGTTTTATTGCAGCTGTTCATATTGTAGAAAATCTAAAAGGAACCTTATTTGACACTTTAACATATGTTCACTTAAATCTCCATTTGATCAAAAAGACTCTCCAGAAAAGTTGAACAATAAGCATCTTTTTAGACTTTTTGGCAGCATTTTTGGATAGTTGAGTTTTATCTCGTAAAGAAACTAAAGTTACCTTTTGAAGTGCTTGGCAAAAGCCAGAGTAAGTTAATGAATCACTGTGATTATTCTCCCCAAGAAAAGCAAAGGCCTTGTCTTCAGCTATGGAAGCTTTCTGGACTTGATACTAGATAAGAGAAATCAAAGTTATAGCAAAAGGAAATGTGAAATATCTGTTGGAAGAAAAAACTAAATCTAGAAAGAATCAACTATGACATAAAAAAGATTGTTGTTCGAATCATAAAGTATTTTTTAAAGATTTAAAGTGATTAACATTCTTTTTTTCTGAAAATTTGCAAAGTGAAGGGGGATTTAATCTTCACCTTGATAATGCTGAAAACAGCTTCTACCCAACTCGTTCTCAATGGTTTTCTTGAATTGCTGCTAGTAGGGTTACAGAGCCATATGAAATCAACTCCGCATATGTTTCCCCTGTGGTTTCTATGGCTTACCCACTGTAAGAAAGAAAAAAAGGAGACGGTTAAGAATGTCTCAGGATTCAACAACAGTGAGGATGGAGAAAAGTTTGAAAGATATTTCTAACCCTATGAGCATCACTGTCCGTATACTGATGAGCAACATCATATGATGATATGAACCCTTGAGATCTCAAGAACTTGTACACATGCCCACGCTTGCTTCCATTCCAGTCACTGAAATAAATAATCATTCAAAGTCTGTGATCAGATATTACTGGTGAGGGACACACTTTCAAATTTTCAATTACTCTTTAAGACAAGAAGCTCACCCGCAGAGGATAATGGGCATGTGGGTAAGTTTATTTTCCTTTTGGTAAGCTTCAAGATATTCGAGAATTTTGTAAACCTGTCAAGAGAAGCAGTGACGATCAAATCAGAAAATCATGAACAAAGGAAGAAGCAAAACTACAAAAAAGGGGTGACGAACCTGATGCAATCTTGCAAGAGACAAACTAGAATCATGTGGGAACAAGAGATGAGTGTTGACAATAAGAACCTCTTGCTGAACATCTTGGTTCTCATTAAGCGGGAAAGGAACAATAGACTTGACATGTAAGAGCTGAGCAACACGGTCTCCAAAATCATTAAAAAGCAGCTCCCGGTAATTTACAAGCTTAAAGTAGTCCTTATGGATGGCTGTTAAAAGACCTGCCAAAAAAAAAAAAAAAAAATTCAAGTCCACAAATCAGAAGGAGAAACTCTGAATTTGGAACACCAGACACTGTACAGTGAAAGCATCTCAAAGCCTCTTAAGGTTTTCTAATGACTTTAGACAGTGAAGTTAAAACGTTAGAACAATTCAGCAACAACCACATATCCTTTTTGACTCATAATAACTAGAGTTTCAATCACAAAAATCGAAAAAAATTTACATACCATCGCCACGAGCGTTGGTTCTAGCAAGCTGGAAAGTAGTGTAGCCAGCAGAGGCAAGGCGGTCGTGGTACATGTTCACAAGCTCCTCATTCCCCACCCAAACTTCCTATCAACATACAAAAAGAGTCAACTCTGACTTTCTACAACAAAAAAAAAAAAAAAAAAAAACAAATGTATATTTATATATAAACGCTTATTACCTGGAGAGAAATGACTGAAGAGCGTTGATTGAGTAATAAATCCAAAATCTTTTGGTTCCGAGTGAACCAAAGCGCGCGAAACTGACTCTCACGAATGCTCTGATTCTGTACACACAAAACCAATTAGATAAATAATAAATTCAAATTCAATTACAATCAGATAAAATTCAAAACTCAGTTACCTGTTGATCAAGGCGTTTGTAAATGGGAGCCAATACGTTGAAAGTGGTACACGTTATATTCGTCGAATCTATGTTCGAGTTCACTCTCTGCACAAATCATTCATCGGATCTCAGAAACAATTAGATAAAAACAATCAAATCACTCTAGAAAGAAAACTTAAGACGACGCACCATAGTTGAAGCCGCCTTGTTGTTTCTGCCGGAGAAAGAAGAGAGGAGGCCGGAGAAGTAGATCGGAAAAGGAACAGCAGCGGCGAGGACGACGAAGAGGGAGAGTGGCGACGATGAGAAACAAGGGAGGATGAATCTGGACCGTTGAACAATGGTGGTGCTGCTGAGCCTCCTCCTGCTTCGATTGTGATAGCTTTGCATTTGGGTGGCCTCTTTCGATTTCCCAAGGGGCTTTTTTTCCCAGATTTATATCGTCTCTTTTTGTTTTTGGCACCTTCTTGTTTTTTTTTTTTTATTTATTTATTTAATTAATTTAACATATATATATATACGAGACTTTACGTGAACCGGTGGGTTTCCTCCTATATATATTACAAAAAAAAAAAAAATACTTATTCGTGTATACAACCACATAAAATAAAACACG
Coding sequences within:
- the LOC106344207 gene encoding NAC domain-containing protein 5-like, producing the protein MEYPVGVRFCPTVDEIFGHYLRLKNLGGDTSRVDEVISTVDIYSFEPFELPRHSRMESSDQVYYFFVRRQNKYKRGEKQRRQTTFGYWKITGHPTEIMRKGGDSEKIGEKRVLMFYESEPKSKSDWVMHEYIATLMPPTHQMTTYTVCKLMFKGDPKDLPTSSSAAASVGSGEIEQNHSLITHMNNPGRGLSSEGSTFELQNQRQFTGFLHLEEETQIDDAIRRVINNLSPHDFNCLLNNDNADEEEEQETIMLTQEDRNDHKPKKSLTGIFTGHSDDDSDSDLISATTTVSIQTSSTCDSFGSSYPRIDQTTDMQESPCSTIESASVTQEVRKALGTNDIDTSEKKMNPYDDDAQGSEFCQEIVIKNKRAGFIYRMVQRFTKKIKLCSCVSIA
- the LOC106343669 gene encoding uncharacterized calcium-binding protein At1g02270; this translates as MQSYHNRSRRRLSSTTIVQRSRFILPCFSSSPLSLFVVLAAAVPFPIYFSGLLSSFSGRNNKAASTMRVNSNIDSTNITCTTFNVLAPIYKRLDQQNQSIRESQFRALWFTRNQKILDLLLNQRSSVISLQEVWVGNEELVNMYHDRLASAGYTTFQLARTNARGDGLLTAIHKDYFKLVNYRELLFNDFGDRVAQLLHVKSIVPFPLNENQDVQQEVLIVNTHLLFPHDSSLSLARLHQVYKILEYLEAYQKENKLTHMPIILCGDWNGSKRGHVYKFLRSQGFISSYDVAHQYTDSDAHRWVSHRNHRGNICGVDFIWLCNPTSSNSRKPLRTSWVEAVFSIIKYQVQKASIAEDKAFAFLGENNHSDSLTYSGFCQALQKVNLTGMPHGLSFQETKELWDRADVDGNGVFDYEELKKMWNMTVMVQSENCKGSMMESKKEEGEDKEEEEAIGLKVKKAVLFPEEAEKGMWPENYNLSDHACLTVQFSPVKVFCS